In Janthinobacterium sp. J1-1, a single genomic region encodes these proteins:
- a CDS encoding phosphatase PAP2 family protein, with protein MMTWWNAISFTADMSVLGPAGVAIAVWLLVSKQWRLVLGWSLWYGGGMLLVVLSKLAFIGWGIGSASLDFTGFSGHAMRAGAVFPVLMYVVLQRAPRSWRHAGVLFGVAYAVLVAISRVVVQAHSVSEAVSGCVLGLAMAFGFMWQARGAVNFAVSHALALASLGLMVLITFKAEPMPTEDWLQKIALHLSGHERVFSRADWKLAGRP; from the coding sequence ATGATGACTTGGTGGAATGCAATTTCTTTTACGGCCGACATGTCGGTGCTGGGGCCGGCTGGCGTGGCGATCGCCGTCTGGCTGCTGGTATCGAAACAGTGGCGCCTGGTGCTCGGCTGGAGCTTGTGGTACGGCGGCGGCATGTTGCTGGTGGTGCTGTCCAAGCTGGCCTTTATCGGCTGGGGTATCGGCAGCGCCAGTCTTGATTTCACGGGTTTCAGCGGGCACGCCATGCGCGCCGGCGCCGTCTTTCCCGTGCTGATGTATGTGGTGCTGCAGCGCGCGCCGCGCTCCTGGCGCCATGCCGGCGTGCTGTTCGGTGTGGCGTATGCCGTGCTGGTGGCCATCTCGCGCGTGGTGGTGCAGGCGCACAGCGTGTCCGAAGCGGTCAGTGGCTGCGTGCTGGGGCTGGCGATGGCCTTCGGCTTCATGTGGCAGGCGCGTGGCGCCGTCAATTTTGCCGTCAGCCATGCGCTGGCGCTGGCCAGCCTGGGTCTGATGGTGCTCATTACCTTCAAGGCCGAGCCGATGCCGACCGAAGACTGGCTGCAGAAAATCGCCTTGCACCTGTCGGGGCATGAGCGGGTTTTTTCACGCGCCGACTGGAAGCTGGCCGGCCGCCCCTGA